A genomic region of Papaver somniferum cultivar HN1 chromosome 7, ASM357369v1, whole genome shotgun sequence contains the following coding sequences:
- the LOC113298475 gene encoding protein trichome birefringence-like 19, giving the protein MEKHHSSLQELPIDVDGKYYQIQHKQHNNLTNVAIRYLPSLLLVTSIIITFVLLNGAPFRSTNNNPSYLLPNGVSNSSSPVVLPSSITSPVSSSSSSRDAVVDEGLRVSLAPSSTTDQNKQKCDLFTGKWVWDEENAPYYTNATCSAIHEQQNCIKYEKPNLDFTKWRWKPNECELPIFDPVEFLELLRGKSLAFIGDSVGRNQFASLVCLLAKVGYPEDHSYSPDPQTKRVVYTNYNFTLSLFWSPYLVKTKENGPSNSGAPLNIYLDEFDVEWTSQIEYHDYIILSAGHWFFRPAMFYESGKLVGCLYCDDDNVKHFDPTYGYGRAFATSFRAVNSLENFKGIAFLRTFSPSHFEGGSWNEGGNCLKTKPFLSNETQLHDQDLKMYTTQLEEFKVAEREGLKKNSGVVNNFRLLDTTQMLWLRPDGHPSSYWHTKGEVGKYNDCVHWCLPGPIDTSNDILFEMLKIETN; this is encoded by the exons ATGGAAAAACATCACTCATCCTTGCAAGAACTTCCCATTGATGTCGATGGCAAGTATTATCAAATTCAACACAAACAGCATAACAATCTTACTAATGTTGCTATCCGATATCTACCGTCCCTCTTATTAGTAACCTCAATTATCATCACGTTTGTTCTTCTAAATGGTGCTCCTTTTCGTAGTACAAATAATAACCCTTCATATCTACTACCAAACGGGGTTTCTAATTCTTCATCACCAGTAGTACTCCCATCTTCAATTACTTcacctgtttcttcttcttcttcttcacgagaTGCAGTAGTTGACGAAGGGTTGAGAGTAAGTTTGGCCCCAAGTAGTACTACtgatcagaataagcagaaatgCGATCTCTTTACGGGTAAATGGGTCTGGGATGAAGAAAATGCTCCGTACTATACTAATGCAACATGTTCAGCAATACATGAGCAACAGAATTGCATAAAATACGAAAAACCCAACTTGGATTTTACCAAATGGAGATGGAAACCAAATGAATGTGAACTTCCCATTTTCGATCCGGTGGAATTCTTGGAGCTTCTAAGGGGGAAGTCTCTGGCATTTATTGGAGATTCTGTTGGAAGAAATCAGTTTGCTTCCTTGGTGTGCCTCCTTGCCAAG GTAGGGTACCCAGAGGACCATTCCTACTCACCAGATCCACAAACCAAACGGGTAGTCTACACAAATTACAACTTCACCCTGTCCTTGTTTTGGTCCCCGTATcttgtgaaaacaaaagaaaatggtCCAAGTAATAGTGGTGCACCACTGAATATCTACCTCGATGAATTCGATGTCGAATGGACTTCACAGATCGAATATCATGATTACATAATTTTGTCTGCTGGACACTGGTTCTTTCGTCCCGCGATGTTTTATGAAAGTGGTAAACTTGTTGGATGCTTATACTGTGATGATGATAACGTCAAACATTTTGATCCCACATATGGTTATGGAAGAGCTTTTGCAACCTCGTTCAGAGCTGTTAACAGCTTAGAAAATTTCAAGGGTATAGCATTCTTAAGAACGTTCTCACCATCGCATTTTGAGGGTGGGTCATGGAATGAAGGTGGGAATTGCTTAAAGACGAAGCCATTTTTGAGTAATGAGACGCAATTGCATGATCAAGATCTCAAGATGTATACGACTCAATTGGAGGAGTTTAAGGTTGCCGAGAGAGAGGGGCTGAAGAAGAATTCAGGGGTCGTCAACAATTTTAGATTGCTTGATACAACTCAAATGTTGTGGTTGAGACCAGATGGACATCCAAGTAGTTATTGGCACACGAAAGGAGAGGTTGGCAAGTACAATGATTGTGTGCATTGGTGTTTGCCTGGCCCTATTGATACTTCGAATGATATCTTGTTTGAGATGTTGAAGATCGAAACTAATTGA